From a region of the Marinitoga sp. 1197 genome:
- a CDS encoding regulatory protein RecX — MKKKKKIDPFDEDAAQKSAINLLKYRNRSEYEMKQRLIEKGFDEIVVNNVISKLKKYKLLDDELFAYLYTYDKLTINKKGPYIIKMELLNKFHISENITENAIDKVLEEINIKEIIRNIILSQKKDKRRIKEYLFKRGFDIYLIEEVLDELGGEK, encoded by the coding sequence ATGAAGAAAAAGAAGAAAATTGATCCTTTTGATGAAGATGCCGCACAAAAAAGTGCAATCAATTTATTGAAATATAGAAACAGATCTGAATATGAAATGAAACAAAGATTAATCGAAAAAGGTTTCGATGAAATCGTCGTCAATAATGTTATTTCTAAACTAAAAAAATATAAATTACTGGATGATGAGTTATTTGCGTATTTATATACATATGATAAACTCACCATAAACAAAAAAGGACCTTATATTATAAAAATGGAACTTTTAAACAAATTTCATATCAGTGAAAATATTACCGAAAATGCTATTGATAAAGTTTTAGAAGAAATAAATATAAAAGAAATAATTCGTAATATAATATTGTCTCAAAAAAAAGATAAAAGAAGAATTAAAGAATACCTTTTCAAAAGAGGTTTTGATATTTATCTAATTGAAGAGGTATTAGATGAACTTGGAGGTGAAAAATGA